GACTTGAGAACACTGGCGTACACGTCGTGGGCGAACGACGCCGACGCCGTGATGGTCAGGCCCGCGACCACCGCGAGGATCGTCGCGAACGCGACGGCGGAGATGATGCCCAGCAGGACCACGCCGCCGAGCTGGAACGCCAGCAGCGGGGCCGCCGAGTTCACCCCACCGGCCGCGCCGAGGATGCGGTCCGGACCGACCATGGCCGCCGCGCCGTAGCCCAGCACCAGCGTGAACAGGTAGAACGCGCCGATCAGCGCGATCGCCCACACCACCGAGCGGCGGGCTTCCTTGGCGGTCGGCACGGTGTAGAACCGCATCAGCACGTGCGGCAGGCCCGCGGTGCCGAGCACGAGTGCGATCGCCAACGAGATGAAGTTGATCTGCGAGGTCAGCGACCCGCCGTACTGCGCTCCGGGGGCCAGCACATCGCGGCTCGCGACACCCTGTGTCGTGGATTCCGAGATGGCCGTCTGGGCGGAGCCGAGGATGTCGGAGAGGTTGATGCCGAACTTCACGAGCACCATGACTGTCATGAGCCCGGCACCGGCGATCAGCAGGACGGCCTTGATGATCTGCACCCAGGTGGTGCCCTTCATGCCGCCGACCAGCACGTAGACGATCATGAGCACACCGACGACGGCGATCACGACGGACTGCCCGGTGCGGCTGTTGATGTCGAGCAGCAGCGCGACGAGGCCGCCTGCGCCCGCCATCTGGGCCAGCAAGTAGAACAGCGACACCGTCAGCGTCGAGGTGGCGGCCGCCATCCGGACCGGACGCTGCTTGAGCCGGAAGCTCAGCACGTCGGCCATCGTGAATTTTCCTGTGTTGCGGAGCAGTTCGGCCACCAGCAGCAGGGCGACGAGCCATGCGACGAGGAAGCCGATGGAGTACAGGAAGCCGTCGTAGCCGTAGACGGCGATGGCGCCCGCGATGCCCAGGAAGCTCGCCGCCGACAGGTAGTCACCGGCGATCGCGATTCCGTTCTGCGGACCGGAGAAACCGCGACCGCCGGTGAAGAATTCGGTTGCCGTGGCGTTGCGCTTGCTGGCGCGGATCACCACGAACAGGGTGACCACGACGAAGAGGCTGAAGATGCCGATGTTGGCGGCGGGGTTGCCGATGGTCTCGGCGGCGTGGAAGGTGACGTTCACTGCGCGGTCCCTTCGAGTTCCTCACGGATGGCCGCGGCGCGCGGGTCGAGTTCCCGGTTGGCGAACCGCACGTACAGGCCGGTGATGACGAACGTGGACAAGAATTGACCGAGGCCGATGATCAACCCGACGTTGATGTTGCCGATCACCTGGATCGCCATGAAGTCGTGGGCGAACGCACCCAGGGCGACGTAGATGGCGTACCAGACCAGGAAGAACGCCGTCATGGGGAACACGAACCGACGCAGCCTGCTGCGCAGCTCCTTGAACTCGGGACTGGCCTGCATGGCCACGAACTGCGCACTGCTGGGCGCGTGTCGGGCGGATAGCTCGGTTTCGGACACCGTGACTCCTGAGGATCGACTGTGGGCGGGCTCGCGCCATGAACCTAATTGAGATGTGAGTCACATAGTGGGTTGCCCACGCAACGAACGCCGAAACCGGCCAGTGCTGCGCTCAACGGTCGGTCAGCGACGTTGAACGGCACCTTCGATCCGGGCTCATCCGCCGCTCACCGGGAGACGACGACCTTGCCCACCATCCGTCCCGACTCCACCATCCGGTGTGCCTCGCGCAGATTCCCGGCGTTGATTCCGTCGATGGCCGTCGTCAGGGTGGTCCGCAGTTCGCCGCGGTCCACCAGGTCCGCCGCGGCCGTCAGCAGCCGTTGCTGCCCGGCGATGTCGTAACCGGTCAGTGGCCGCGTGAACATCAATTCCCAGTGCCACGCAATGCTTTTCGTCTTCAGGACCACGAGCTCCAAGCCTTCTGGCTCGTCGATCGCGGTGATGTGCCCGAACGGCCGCACGATGTCGGCGTAGATGTCGACGTTGCCGGCGGAGTGCGGGGAGAACAGGTAGTCGACGCCTCGGGGGAGACCTCGAGTGCCTGCGCCCGCAGGTCGTGGTGGTCGATGACCTCGTCGGCGCCCAGGTCACGCACCCACTGGCGCGATTCGTCGCGGCTGGCGGTCGCGATCACCCGAACGCCGGTGAGTTTCTTGGCGAGCTGGATCAGCACCGATCCGACGCCGCCCGCGGCGCCGAGAACCAGCAGGTCACCGCGCGAATCCGCGGTGAGGTTGAACCGCTCGAACAGCGTCTCCCACGCGGTGATCGTGGTGAGCGGCAAGGCCGCGGCGTCCCGGAAGGACAACGAGCGGGGTTTGCGGGAGACGATGCGCTCGTCGACGGCGTGCAGTTGCGCGTTGGTGCCGGGCCTGCTGACATCGCCGGCGTACCAGACCTCGTCGCCGACGGCGAGTGTGGTGACCTCGCTGCCGACGGCTTCCACGACGCCCGCGGCGTCGAACCCGAGGATGGTCGGTTCGGTGGAGGGGCCAAGGCTGCGGCGTCGTTTGATGTCGACGGGGTTCACCGATACCGCCTCGACGCGCACCAGCACGTCGTGCGGCCGCAGTTCGGGAACGTCGATCGTGATGTCCTGCAATGAATCTGGGTCATCGACGGGCAAGGCGGTGAATGATCCGATGGCGGTCATGGTCGGCATACCGGCGATGCTAGACCTCGAACCTCGGTGTTGTGCAAGGGCGATAAGTGTCACCGGGGGAAGTAATGCCGGTAGTCGCCTCGGCTTCAGGTGAACTCGGCGGTACCCTTCAAGGTCCGTAGCTTTCGATTCGACAGCTTTGCAGTTCATCGCCGTGAGGAGGCCGCCGTGGCCAGACCATGCCCGACGGGACGCCACGATCACCACAACGTGTACTCGGAGACCTGCCCGTGCCGCGCGTTGCTGGACCTGCTCGCCAACAAATGGTCGGCGCTGATCATCGGACTGCTGGACGAGCAGGGCGCGGTGCGGTTCACCGAACTGCAGGCGCAACTGCCCGGTGTGGGCGCCAAGATGCTCACCCGCACGTTGCGGCGTCTCGAGGCCGCGTCGCTGGTGTCGCGCACGATATATCCCGAGGTGCCGCCGCGGGTCGAGTACACGCTCACCGAGTTGGGCGTGAGCGTGTCCGAACCGCTGGGGCAGGTGCGGGCATGGGCCGAGAGCAACATCGACCAGATCGAACGGCTCAACCCGAACTGGGCGCAGTAGCGCTCACCGCGACTGCGGCAGACGCTCCACACCCATGCCGAGCCGTTCCGGTACATGCATGCGCGCGAAGATCTGGGCCACGGTGGGGGCGCTCAGGGTCGAGCGGGTGAACCGGCTGACCAGAATCATCGTCAGGAACGCCACCGGCACACTCACCGCGGCCGGGTAACCGATCATCACCGCGGGCCAGCCGCCGAGGACGGTCTCATCGACCCCGCCCGCGATCGCGATGATCACCGCGCTGCCGCACACCAGTCCGCCCACGACCAGTCCACACACCGCACCCACCACGGTCAGGCCGCGCCACCAGATCCCGAGTACCAGAAGCGGACACAGCGTCGACGCCGCGACCGCGAACGCGAGTCCGACGCTGCGGGACAGCTCGAGTCCGGATACGAACAGCGACAACGGAAGTGGGATGATCCCGCCGATCACTGCCGCGGCCCGGAAGTCGCGCACCCGGCCCCGCAGCACGTCGGTGGCCAGCGCACCGGCGATGCTCACCAGCAGGCCCGACGACGTCGCCAGGAACGCGGCGATCGCGCCGGCGGCCACGAGGGCGGCCAGCAGCTGGCCGAGTGCACCGCCGATCGCGGCGCCGGGTGCGAGCAGCACCGCGGCGTCGGCGGTTCCGGTGATCAACAACTGCGGCACGTACAGCCGGGAGAACACCCCCAGCAGCGTCGGGAACAGGTAGTACAGCGACAGCAGCGCGATCACCACCAGTGCCGTGCGCCGCGCGGCCCGACCGTCGGGGTTGGTGTAGAAGCGCACCAGCACGTGTGGCAGCCCCATGGTCCCCAGGAACGTCGCGACGATGATCGACACCACCTGGTACAGCGGATGGCCGCCGCCCAGTCCGCCTCCTGAGGCGATCCACTGCGATCCGGTGCTGGGCGTGCCCGCCACGACCGGGGTCGCCGCACCGGCCCGCAGCGTGAGAGTGGTTCCCGCGTCGAGGGTGTGATCGCCCGGCGCGCCGATCGGCGCGGCCTCGACGTCACGTCCGTCGAGTGTTCCGGTGACCGTGATGCCTGCCGGCTCGACGACGCGGACGACGACGTCGGTGTCGATCGCGACGGCGGTCTGCTGATCGACACTCGGCGGTAGCGGACCGCCGAGTTCGCCGCGATCGTTGACGAACAGGCCGAGCAGCGCCAGCGCCGGGATCGCGATCGCGGTCAGTTTCAGCCAGTACTGGAAGGCCTGCACAAAGGTGATCGAGCGCATGCCGCCCGCGACCACGTTGGCGATCACGATCGTGCACACCAGCAGCGGGCCGGTCCAGACCGGAACGCCCAGCAGGGTTTTCAGTGCGAGTCCGGCGCCCTGGTACTGCGGGGCCAGATAGAACACGCAGATCACCACCACGACGAACATCGCGACCTTGCGCAACCATGTTGAGCCGAGCCGGAATTCGGCGAAGTCGGGCACGGTGTAGGCGCCGGAGCGGCGCAGCGGCGCGGCCACGAACAGCAGCAGCCCCAGGTACCCCGCGGTGAAACCGACGGGATACCACAGCGCGTCGGCTCCGTACTTGGCGATCAGTCCCGCGACGCCGAGAAACGATGCCGCCGAGAGATATTCCCCGGAGATGGCGGCCGCGTTCCAGCGTGAGCCGACGCTGCGGGAGGCGACCAGGAAGTCCGAGGTGGTGCGGGAGAACTTCACGCCGTAGGCGCCGATCGCGACGGTCGCGACGGCGGCGAACAGCAGCGCGGCGGCGGTCAGCGGAGAGCCGGTCATGGTTCGCTGTCGACCACGCGGACGAAATCCCGCTCGCCCTGTTCGGCCAGTCGGACATAGATGCGCCCCACCCCGTAGAGCAGGGGATAGATCAGCCCGGCGAGGATCAGCCAGTTCAGCCGGATCCCGAACACGCTGAGCGCAGCCAGTTCCGGTGCGGCCGTGGTGAACAGCACCACGGCCGCCACGATCGAGACCACCACCGCCGCCAGGCGCAGCGCGAGCCCGAGTTGTGCGCGCATCAGGCCGCGCACGAGCGCGTCGCCCACCTGTGTCTGTTCCTGCACCTCGATGCGGGTGCGCACCATGCGGGCGCCGCGGCGGTGGGCGAGCACCACGCGTTGCCGATTCTGCGTAGGCCGTTCCCCGCTAGTCATCGGCACCATTGGGTTTCAGGTTGCGCATCGGGTCACGGATCAGCCGGTCGCGCAGTTCGCGGGCCTGCCTGCGGCTCACCGGAAGCTCCACCGCGGGGGAGGCGCCGTTGGCGCGCAGGCGCACCAGCACCGCACCGTCGGCGGTGCGCAGGCCCGTCACCTGCTTCAACGACACCAGATACGACCGGTGGATGCGCTGGAACCCGTGGTCGCGCCAGCGGGTTTCCAACGTGCTCAACGGGATTCGCACCAGGTGCGCGCCGGTGGCCGAGTGCAGCCTGGCGTAGTCGCCCTCGGCCTCGACCCAGCCGATGCTGTCGCGGGGCACCAGGTGGGTGATGCCGCCGAGTTCGGCGGGGATCACCGCAGAGTCCTGGTCGTCGGGTGCGGCGTCCGGCGTCGGCGCCGGCGCGGTGCCCACGCGGCGGACCGCCTCGTCGAGGCGGTTCTGCCGGATCGGCTTGAGCAGGTAGTCCACCGCGCCCACGTCGAACGCCGAGACCGCCTTGTCGTCGTGCGCCGTCACGAACACCACCGCCGGACGGTGGGCGAAGTTGGTGAGGACACCGGCGAGTTCGATGCCCGACAGCCCCGGCATGTTGATGTCGAGGAACACCGCGTCGATGGTGTGCCGGTTCAACTCGCGCAGCGCCGAGGTGGCGTCGGAGGCCGTGAGCACCTCGGCCACATCGGGATTGCGGCCCAACAGGTAGGCCAGTTCGTCGAGGGCGGGGGCTTCGTCGTCGACGGCGAGCACTTTCAGCGCGCGTGCGCTCATCCGAATGCACCTCCGCCGGCGTGCACACCGGACCGGAACTTCGGTACCCGCATCATGACCTTGGTCCCCGCTCCTATCGCCGTCTCGACCACAAGACCGTAATCGTTGCCGAACGCCGCCCGCAGGCGATGGTCCACATTCGTCAACCCCACATGTGCGCCCTGGTCGGAG
This region of Mycolicibacterium goodii genomic DNA includes:
- a CDS encoding DUF485 domain-containing protein; its protein translation is MSETELSARHAPSSAQFVAMQASPEFKELRSRLRRFVFPMTAFFLVWYAIYVALGAFAHDFMAIQVIGNINVGLIIGLGQFLSTFVITGLYVRFANRELDPRAAAIREELEGTAQ
- a CDS encoding cation acetate symporter — translated: MNVTFHAAETIGNPAANIGIFSLFVVVTLFVVIRASKRNATATEFFTGGRGFSGPQNGIAIAGDYLSAASFLGIAGAIAVYGYDGFLYSIGFLVAWLVALLLVAELLRNTGKFTMADVLSFRLKQRPVRMAAATSTLTVSLFYLLAQMAGAGGLVALLLDINSRTGQSVVIAVVGVLMIVYVLVGGMKGTTWVQIIKAVLLIAGAGLMTVMVLVKFGINLSDILGSAQTAISESTTQGVASRDVLAPGAQYGGSLTSQINFISLAIALVLGTAGLPHVLMRFYTVPTAKEARRSVVWAIALIGAFYLFTLVLGYGAAAMVGPDRILGAAGGVNSAAPLLAFQLGGVVLLGIISAVAFATILAVVAGLTITASASFAHDVYASVLKSHKVTEDEQVRVSRITAVVLGVLAIGLGILANGQNIAFLVALAFAVAAAANLPTIVYSLYWKRFNTRGALWSMYGGLISTIVLIVFSPAVSGSKTAMIPGADFDFFPLANPGIVSIPLAFILGIVGTLTSPDDEDPAIAAEMEVRSLTGVGAEKAISH
- a CDS encoding LytR/AlgR family response regulator transcription factor; translation: MSARALKVLAVDDEAPALDELAYLLGRNPDVAEVLTASDATSALRELNRHTIDAVFLDINMPGLSGIELAGVLTNFAHRPAVVFVTAHDDKAVSAFDVGAVDYLLKPIRQNRLDEAVRRVGTAPAPTPDAAPDDQDSAVIPAELGGITHLVPRDSIGWVEAEGDYARLHSATGAHLVRIPLSTLETRWRDHGFQRIHRSYLVSLKQVTGLRTADGAVLVRLRANGASPAVELPVSRRQARELRDRLIRDPMRNLKPNGADD
- a CDS encoding winged helix-turn-helix transcriptional regulator; translated protein: MARPCPTGRHDHHNVYSETCPCRALLDLLANKWSALIIGLLDEQGAVRFTELQAQLPGVGAKMLTRTLRRLEAASLVSRTIYPEVPPRVEYTLTELGVSVSEPLGQVRAWAESNIDQIERLNPNWAQ
- a CDS encoding cation acetate symporter, whose amino-acid sequence is MTGSPLTAAALLFAAVATVAIGAYGVKFSRTTSDFLVASRSVGSRWNAAAISGEYLSAASFLGVAGLIAKYGADALWYPVGFTAGYLGLLLFVAAPLRRSGAYTVPDFAEFRLGSTWLRKVAMFVVVVICVFYLAPQYQGAGLALKTLLGVPVWTGPLLVCTIVIANVVAGGMRSITFVQAFQYWLKLTAIAIPALALLGLFVNDRGELGGPLPPSVDQQTAVAIDTDVVVRVVEPAGITVTGTLDGRDVEAAPIGAPGDHTLDAGTTLTLRAGAATPVVAGTPSTGSQWIASGGGLGGGHPLYQVVSIIVATFLGTMGLPHVLVRFYTNPDGRAARRTALVVIALLSLYYLFPTLLGVFSRLYVPQLLITGTADAAVLLAPGAAIGGALGQLLAALVAAGAIAAFLATSSGLLVSIAGALATDVLRGRVRDFRAAAVIGGIIPLPLSLFVSGLELSRSVGLAFAVAASTLCPLLVLGIWWRGLTVVGAVCGLVVGGLVCGSAVIIAIAGGVDETVLGGWPAVMIGYPAAVSVPVAFLTMILVSRFTRSTLSAPTVAQIFARMHVPERLGMGVERLPQSR